Proteins from a genomic interval of Zingiber officinale cultivar Zhangliang chromosome 1B, Zo_v1.1, whole genome shotgun sequence:
- the LOC122033755 gene encoding uncharacterized protein LOC122033755, with protein sequence MDKEWIHLPSRLVPEYEEGVQKFLTQAKKYAKTREVILCPCKYCKNKKYMKFDQVYDHLIIKGFDPSYTIWVFHGETYNRQYQGEGSSGEFQKDDESREAYHLYKVAFMPEEEVGYTMSEAKDNDFASLLEDAETPLFPGCTSYTKLSAVVTLYNYKSTNGHTDNSFNELLKILGDMLPEKNTLPETVYSMRKLLKPFDLGYEKIHACPNDCCLFRKEIKNLDTCPKCGSSRWKVDKVTTKVFKGVPEKVLRYFLMIPRFKRMFKSKEKAEELTWHSNHKSQDHMMRHPVDSVAWDTINHKWPDFASNPRNLRLGLATDGFNPFGDLSSRYSCWPVILVNYNLPPLMCMMKENLMLTLLIPGPK encoded by the coding sequence ATGGATAAGGAATGGATACatttgccttcaaggcttgtaccTGAGTATGAAGAAGGTGTACAAAAATTTCTTACACAAGCTAAGAAATATGCCAAAACACGTGAAGTAATCTTATGCCCTTGCAAGTATTGTAAAAACAAAaagtatatgaaatttgaccaagtgtaCGATCACTTAATTATTAAGGGGTTTGATCCTTCTTACACTATTTGGGTCTTCCATGGAGAAACTTATAACCGACAATATCAAGGTGAAGGTAGTTCAGGAGAATTTCAGAAAGATGATGAAAGTAGAGAGGCATATCACTTATATAAGGTTGCCTTTATGCCAGAAGAAGAGGTTGGATACACTATGTCTGAGGCAAAAGATAACGACTTTGCTAGTTTATTAGAAGATGCAGAAACTCCCCTCTTCCCTGGTTGCACATCTTACACAAAGTTATCAGCAGTCGTCACATTATACAATTACAAGTCTACTAATGGTCACACAGACAATAGTTTCAATGAGCTCCTTAAGATCTTAGGTGACATGCTTCCAGAAAAAAACACACTTCCAGAAACTGTTTACTCGATGAGAAAATTGTTAAAACCATTTGATTTAGGATATGAGAAGATTCATGCTTGCCCAAATGATTGTTGTCTATTTCGAAAGGAGATTAAAAATCTGGATACGTGTCCAAAGTGTGGTTCATCAAGATGGAAGGTGGACAAAGTCACCACCAAAGTTTTTAAAGGGGTTCCAGAAAAGGTGCTACGGTATTTTCTGATGATACCAAGATTTAAAAGGATgtttaaatcaaaagaaaaagctgAAGAGTTGACTTGGCACTCCAACCACAAAAGTCAAGATCACATGATGCGTCATCCAGTTGATTCAGTAGCTTGGGATACAATAAATCATAAATGGCCAGATTTTGCATCAAATCCTAGAAATCTGCGCCTTGGCCTTGCAACCGATGGATTCAACCCTTTTGGCGACCTTAGTTctagatatagttgttggcccGTTATTTTGGTAAATTATAACCTTCCTCCATTGATGTGCATGATGAAAGAAAATCTTATGTTGACATTACTAATTCCAGGTCCAAAGTAA